A stretch of the Campylobacter concisus genome encodes the following:
- a CDS encoding class II aldolase and adducin N-terminal domain-containing protein → MELEHSINEIKTISLSMFRKNFFGVFHGSISARVEKNQFIINKQNAIFDNLKDDDLTLLSSKKDYRWNEASLDADIHLNIYKNINEARFVCYAMPPYATAYAMKHEKIVPKDYFGYMRFDKISVYDPKQYDDWYERAETEIYRYMLEKNTNIIIVKGYGIYAYSRSPQLLAKEIALLENSCKLLHLTSGYSDYSI, encoded by the coding sequence ATGGAGCTAGAACACTCAATAAATGAGATAAAAACGATATCACTTTCTATGTTTAGAAAGAATTTTTTTGGCGTCTTTCACGGCTCAATTTCAGCAAGAGTCGAAAAAAATCAATTTATAATCAATAAACAAAATGCCATTTTTGATAATTTAAAAGATGACGACTTGACGCTTCTTTCATCAAAAAAAGACTATCGTTGGAATGAAGCTAGTCTTGATGCTGATATACACTTAAATATTTATAAAAATATAAATGAGGCGAGATTTGTTTGCTACGCAATGCCACCATACGCAACTGCCTACGCAATGAAACATGAAAAAATAGTACCGAAAGATTATTTTGGGTATATGAGATTTGATAAAATTTCTGTTTATGATCCAAAACAATATGATGACTGGTATGAACGTGCAGAAACTGAAATTTATAGATATATGCTAGAAAAAAATACAAATATTATTATCGTTAAAGGATATGGCATTTACGCATACAGTAGAAGCCCTCAGCTTCTTGCAAAAGAGATAGCTTTGCTAGAAAATAGTTGCAAATTGCTTCATTTAACTAGTGGTTATAGCGATTATAGTATTTAA
- the rsmH gene encoding 16S rRNA (cytosine(1402)-N(4))-methyltransferase RsmH — MQSPHISVLLDEVLSFFKNLNGNFIDCTLGYAGHSSAILSQNKNLNLIACDRDNEAINFSLKKLEPFGSRVKIYKSNFSEMISKLSQEEILNVRGILADIGVSSLQIDKDDRGFSLGSSTLDMRMDKERNFSAFDVVNGYSFDELVRIFRDYGELKNAAGIANKIINARNLGKITSAKELANLIGTAQIKGRGVSPAILAFQAIRIEVNGELDELTNLLDSIEKCGFKDCLVAIITFHSLEDRIVKERFKKWANSCICLPGVYRCECGNNHELGEILTKKPLTASQNELKINSRSKSAKLRVFKIKG; from the coding sequence TTGCAAAGTCCACATATCAGTGTTTTACTTGATGAAGTCCTATCTTTTTTTAAAAATTTAAATGGAAATTTTATAGATTGCACGCTTGGATATGCCGGACATTCTAGTGCCATTTTGTCTCAAAATAAAAATTTAAATTTAATTGCCTGTGATAGAGATAACGAAGCTATAAATTTTTCACTAAAAAAACTTGAGCCATTTGGTAGTAGAGTTAAAATTTATAAAAGTAACTTCTCTGAAATGATTAGTAAGCTAAGTCAAGAAGAAATTTTAAATGTTAGAGGAATTTTGGCCGACATCGGTGTTAGCTCGCTTCAGATAGATAAAGATGATAGAGGCTTTAGTCTTGGCTCAAGTACGCTCGATATGAGAATGGACAAAGAGCGAAATTTTAGCGCATTTGACGTTGTAAATGGATACTCTTTTGATGAGTTGGTTAGAATTTTTAGAGATTATGGCGAGCTAAAAAATGCTGCCGGGATTGCAAACAAGATTATAAATGCTAGAAATTTAGGCAAGATAACGAGTGCAAAAGAGCTTGCAAATTTAATAGGTACAGCCCAGATAAAAGGACGCGGAGTTAGCCCTGCAATACTTGCCTTTCAAGCCATCAGGATAGAGGTAAATGGTGAGCTAGATGAGCTAACAAATTTACTTGATAGTATAGAAAAATGTGGGTTTAAAGATTGTCTTGTGGCAATTATTACGTTTCACTCGCTTGAAGATAGGATCGTAAAAGAGCGCTTTAAAAAATGGGCAAATAGCTGTATCTGCCTACCTGGCGTCTATAGATGTGAATGCGGAAACAATCACGAACTAGGAGAAATTTTAACCAAAAAGCCACTAACAGCAAGCCAAAATGAGTTAAAGATAAACTCACGAAGCAAGAGCGCAAAACTGCGGGTTTTTAAGATAAAGGGATAA